The genomic region AAGGGATTGCGAGTCGGGGGAGCTTGCCTGGGCGTCGCCGCAGCGCTGGCGATTCTCCCCGGGTGCGCCACGAAGAAGTACGTTTCCGGAGAGGTCGAGAAGAGCAGCGCGAAGTCGGAAAAGCACATCTCGGACGTCGAATCGCAGGTCGAGCAAACGCAGACGAAGGTCAACGAGCACGAGCAGCGCCTCACCCGGCTCGACAAGTCGACCCAGGACGCCCTCGCCCGCGCCTCCGAGGCGGGCAAGCTCGCCCAGGGAAAATTCAACTACGCGGTGGTCCTTTCCGACGACACGGCTCACTTTCCCGTCAACGGACACGAGCTCTCGGACGAAGCGCGCCAGCAGCTCGACGAGTTCGTCGAGAAGATGAAGAACGACGACAAGAACGTGTATCTCGAGATCCA from Thermoanaerobaculia bacterium harbors:
- a CDS encoding OmpA family protein, coding for MKGLRVGGACLGVAAALAILPGCATKKYVSGEVEKSSAKSEKHISDVESQVEQTQTKVNEHEQRLTRLDKSTQDALARASEAGKLAQGKFNYAVVLSDDTAHFPVNGHELSDEARQQLDEFVEKMKNDDKNVYLEIQGHTDSTGSPEYNMRLGQERADAVRLYLNQKGVALNRMSTISYGETQPVESNKTKTGRSKNRRVVIVVLS